A genome region from Camelina sativa cultivar DH55 chromosome 10, Cs, whole genome shotgun sequence includes the following:
- the LOC104716330 gene encoding glycine-rich domain-containing protein 2-like, whose protein sequence is MEKEKEQTLEWIEAQKIEISVDLFAAAKKHLHFLGAVDRNRWLYDGPALERAIYRYNAYWLPLLAKYTESSSICEGPLVPPLDCEWVWHCHRLNPVRYKTDCEQFYGRVLDNSGVVSSVNGNSKSKTETLWKRLYPTEPYDLDLDKAISEPEDVSSLEKCTNYDLVSAVKRQCPFYYQVSRAHVDNDVFLQEAVARYKAFLYLIKRNRESSVKLFCVPTYDIDLIWHTHQLHALSYGNDLTKMIGKVLEHDDTDSDRSKGKKLDTGFSGTTAQWEETFGRRYWKAGAMNRGNTPKPVITSPYVWSVKKSTGKEEEFQSVLQYQEVKAIEVILGIVGIKNLPDAHKGKVFVVFSKTQPDSLFNAERRLTILSESCGEKQVALFQCEPKGELSFQLMSSSKSKSLGFTSLSLPEFLFPVTKLSVEKWLELTPTRRGKTDDPNPISLRVAVSFTPPTRSPTVLQLVQARPSLKDSCFFPMMGKARLAKSFTRVVDETETEVISLQIRNSNDAAPKADRRQVIGVKECGETYVLAEYDGSFWSLLDSKWSLKQTSDPTKDGPMFELSGTRMVTFYLGRKLEYEPKHNAMLKSEKDFMTAVEFSKQHPYGKAAGLLDLKFGSIEAKENWLVLPGVVSAFILSDLLKNKGFTATTNKAFITEESNEIGVLSQVKLEAETMMNVDLTSPVEVATEKINGGARCFSKELNATGDCGNMVEEEAGHFGCGGCGGCGGQCGGGGRCGGGRCGGMTKMGGGSCTGGSTGCGNCGGGCQVGSCGHMINNNARENAEALNDVVAA, encoded by the exons atggagaaagaaaaggagcaAACTTTGGAGTGGATCGAAGCTCAGAAGATAGAGATAAGCGTTGACCTCTTTGCTGCAGCCAAGAAACACCTCCACTTCCTCGGTGCTGTTGATCGGAACCGTTGGCTCTATGATGGCCCTGCACTCGAAAGAGCCATCTACAG ATACAATGCTTACTGGCTTCCCTTACTTGCTAAATACACTGAGTCTTCTTCGATCTGTGAAGGACCATTAGTCCCTCCTCTTGACTGTGAATGGGTTTGGCATTGCCACAGGCTTAATCCG GTGAGATACAAAACTGATTGTGAGCAATTCTATGGGAGAGTTCTTGACAATTCTGGTGTTGTATCTTCTGTTAAtggaaacagcaaatcaaaaaCTGAAACTCTATGGAAAAGATTGTATCCTACGGAGCCTTATGACCTTGATTTGGATAAGGCAATCTCAGAGCCAGAGGATGTCTCATCTCTTGAGAAATGCACCAATTATGATCTTGTTTCAGCTGTCAAGAGACAATGCCCATTTTACTACCag GTTTCAAGAGCTCATGTGGACAATGATGTCTTTCTGCAAGAAGCTGTGGCTAGATACAAAGCATTTCTCTACTTGAtcaagagaaacagagaaagttcTGTTAAGCTTTTCTGTGTTCCGACTTACGATATTGATCTTATCTGGCACACACATCAGCTTCACGCTCTCTCTTACGGCAATGATTTGACAAAGATGATTGGTAAGGTCTTGGAGCATGATGATACAGACTCCGACCGTAGCAAAGGTAAGAAGCTTGATACTGGTTTCTCTGGAACTACTGCTCAGTGGGAAGAAACATTTGGTCGAAGGTATTGGAAAGCTGGTGCTATGAACCGAGGTAATACCCCAAAGCCGGTAATAACTTCTCCTTATGTTTGGTCGGTCAAGAAATCAACTGGGAAAGAGGAAGAGTTCCAGAGTGTACTCCAATATCAAGAGGTGAAAGCCATTGAGGTTATCTTGGGGATTGTTGGGATTAAGAACTTACCAGATGCTCACAAAGGAAAGGTCTTTGTTGTGTTCAGCAAAACGCAGCCGGATTCTCTGTTTAACGCTGAGCGTAGGCTTACCATTTTATCTGAGTCTTGTGGGGAAAAGCAAGTTGCTTTGTTCCAGTGTGAGCCTAAAGGAGAGCTAAGTTTCCAACTTATGTCTTCTTCGAAGTCAAAAAGCTTAGGTTTCACTTCTCTATCGCTTCCAGAGTTTCTTTTCCCAGTTACTAAACTCTCTGTTGAGAAGTGGCTGGAGTTAACACCAACTAGAAGAGGAAAGACAGATGATCCGAACCCCATCTCTCTGCGAGTGGCTGTCTCGTTCACCCCTCCAACTCGAAGCCCAACAGTTCTACAATTGGTTCAAGCAAGACCGTCGCTTAAAGACTCTTGTTTCTTTCCAATGATGGGAAAGGCACGTCTTGCTAAAAGTTTTACACGCGTTGTTGATGAAACCGAAACAGAGGTGATCAGTCTCCAAATAAGGAACTCTAACGACGCAGCACCAAAAGCTGATAGAAGACAAGTGATTGGTGTAAAAGAGTGTGGTGAAACTTATGTTTTAGCAGAATATGATGGCAGTTTCTGGTCTCTGCTTGACTCAAAGTGGTCACTTAAGCAGACAAGCGATCCCACCAAAGATGGTCCTATGTTTGAGCTCTCTGGTACTCGAATGGTGACGTTTTACTTAGGGAGGAAGCTGGAGTATGAGCCAAAACATAACGCAATGCTAAAGAGCGAGAAAGATTTCATGACTGCTGTTGAATTTTCAAAGCAACATCCTTATGGTAAAGCTGCAGGGTTACTCGATTTGAAGTTTGGTTCTATTGAG GCGAAGGAGAACTGGCTGGTTTTGCCTGGAGTTGTATCTGCTTTCATACTCAGTGATCTTCTGAAGAATAAAGGCTTTACTGCAACCACAAATAAAGCCTTCATAACAGAGGAAAGCAATGAGATTGGTGTTTTGAGTCAAGTGAAGCTAGAAGCAGAAACAATGATGAATGTGGACTTGACTAGTCCAGTTGAGGTAGCTACAGAGAAGATCAATGGTGGTGCTAGGTGCTTTTCGAAGGAGCTAAACGCGACCGGTGACTGTGGGAacatggttgaagaagaagctggtcATTTTGGCTGTGGAGGTTGCGGTGGATGCGGAGGTCAATGTGGCGGTGGCGGCAGGTGCGGTGGCGGTAGGTGCGGTGGGATGACGAAGATGGGAGGTGGATCCTGCACTGGTGGTTCCACTGGCTGCGGTAATTGCGGTGGAGGATGTCAAGTAGGATCATGTGGTCATATGATCAATAATAATGCTAGAGAAAATGCTGAAGCTCTAAACGACGTCGTTGCTGCTTGA
- the LOC104716329 gene encoding heat shock 70 kDa protein 9, mitochondrial — protein sequence MASVALLRSLRRREVQTASVSAFKSISSANGKTSLFGKLGYLARPFCSRPVGNDVIGIDLGTTNSCVAVMEGKTPRVIENAEGTRTTPSVVAINQKGEILVGTPAKRQAVTNPTNTIFGSKRLIGRGFSDPQTQKEMKMVPFKIVKAPNGDAWVEANGQKFSPSQIGANVLTKMKETAEAYLGKSITKAVVTVPAYFNDAQRQATKDAGKIAGLDVQRIINEPTAAALSYGMNSKEGVIAVFDLGGGTFDVSILEISSGVFEVKATNGDTFLGGEDFDNTLLDYLVGEFKRTDNIDLTKDKLALQRLREAAEKAKIELSSTSQTEINLPFITADASGAKHLNITLTRSKFEALVGSLIERTRCPCQNCLKDAGISVKEVDEVLLVGGMTRVPKVQEIVAEIFGKSPCKGVNPDEAVAMGAAIQGGILRGDVKELLLLDVTPLSLGIETLGGIFTRLINRNTTIPTKKSQVFSTAADNQMQVGIKVLQGEREMASDNKTLGEFDLVGIPPAPRGMPQIEVTFDIDANGIVTVSAKDKATNKEQQITIRSSGGLSDDEINRMVKEAELNAQKDQEKKQLIDLRNSADTTVYSVEKSLSEYREKIPAEVASEIETAVSDLRTAMAGEDIEDIKAKLEAANKAVSKIGEHMSKGSGSSGSSGSSGEGSSGTDQQTPEAEFEEASGSRK from the exons ATGGCCTCCGTCGCGCTTCTACGGTCCCTTCGCCGACGTGAAGTCCAAACGGCTTCCGTATCTGCGTTTAAATCC ATCTCTTCCGCAAATGGAAAGACGTCTTTGTTTGGGAAGTTGGGTTACTTGGCCAGACCTTTCTG CTCGAGGCCTGTGGGGAATGATGTTATCGGTATTGATTTGGGTACTACCAATTCTTGTGTAGCTGTGATGGAAGGGAAG ACCCCTAGAGTTATCGAGAATGCCGAAGGAACTCGAACCACACCATCAGTGGTTGCTATTAACCAAAAGGGGGAAATTCTTGTTGGAACACCGGCTAAACGTCAAGCTGTGACCAATCCAACAAACACGATCTTTGGTTCCAAACGTTTGATTGGGAGAGGTTTTAGTGATCCTCAGACAcagaaagagatgaaaatggTCCCTTTCAAGATTGTTAAAGCACCTAATGGTGATGCTTGGGTTGAAGCAAATGGACAGAAGTTTTCTCCCAGTCAAATTGGAGCTAATGTCCTCACCAAGATGAAGGAAACTGCTGAAGCTTACCTCGGAAAATCTATCACCAAAGCTGTTGTTACTGTTCCAGCTTATTTCAATGATGCCCAGAGACAAGCTACAAAGGATGCTGGGAAAATCGCTGGTCTTGATGTCCAGAGGATTATCAACGAACCTACAGCTGCTGCACTATCATATGGTATGAACAGCAAAGAAGGTGTCATTGCTGTATTTGATCTTGGAGGTGGAACCTTTGATGTTTCTATCTTGGAAATCTCAAGTGGTGTTTTTGAG GTTAAAGCAACAAATGGAGATACCTTTTTGGGAGGAGAAGACTTTGACAACACTTTGTTGGACTACTTGGTTGGTGAGTTCAAAAGAACAGATAATATTGATCTGACTAAGGACAAGCTTGCCCTCCAGAGGCTGAGAGAAGCTGCAGAGAAGGCCAAGATTGAGCTCTCTTCGACATCTCAGACCGAAATCAACCTGCCTTTCATTACAGCGGATGCTTCAGGAGCAAAGCATTTGAACATAACCTTAACAAGGtcaaagtttgaagctttggtTGGCAGTTTGATTGAGAGAACAAGATGTCCGTGCCAAAACTGCCTGAAGGATGCTGGAATCTCAGTTAAGGAGGTTGATGAGGTTCTTCTTGTTGGTGGAATGACCCGTGTTCCGAAAGTGCAAGAGATAGTTGCTGAGATATTTGGGAAGAGTCCTTGTAAAGGTGTTAACCCGGATGAAGCAGTTGCCATGGGAGCAGCCATTCAAGGTGGTATCCTCCGTGGTGATGTGAAGGAGTTGCTTCTGTTGGATGTGACTCCTCTCTCACTGGGTATTGAAACACTTGGAGGAATCTTCACCAGGTTAATCAACCGAAACACCACTATTCCCACAAAGAAGTCTCAG GTTTTCTCCACAGCGGCGGACAATCAGATGCAAGTGGGAATCAAAGTTCTTCAGGGAGAACGTGAAATGGCGTCTGACAACAAAACTCTTGGAGAATTTGACCTTGTTGGGATCCCACCTGCGCCGAGAGGAATGCCACAGATCGAAGTTACATTCGACATTGATGCAAATGGTATCGTTACAGTATCAGCGAAAGACAAAGCCACAAATAAAGAGCAACAGATCACAATCAGATCTTCAGGTGGTCTCTCAGACGATGAGATTAACAGAATGGTCAAAGAAGCTGAGCTTAACGCACAGAAAGATCAAGAGAAGAAGCAACTTATCGACCTGAGGAACAGTGCTGATACTACAGTATACAGTGTTGAGAAGAGCTTGAGTGAATACAGAGAGAAGATTCCAGCAGAGGTTGCCTCTGAGATTGAAACTGCAGTGTCTGATCTGAGGACTGCTATGGCTGGTGAGGATATTGAGGACATCAAGGCTAAGCTTGAAGCTGCGAACAAGGCAGTGTCAAAGATCGGAGAACACATGTCTAAAGGATCCGGATCATCTGGTTCTTCTGGATCCTCTGGTGAGGGTTCAAGTGGAACTGATCAGCAGACTCCTGAAGCTGAGTTTGAGGAGGCGAGCGGGTCGAGGAAGTGA